CACAACCCCATTTTCACGGTTTAGGCTGCTcccatttccaaaatactgagacagcacttaaaaatcaacaagcatcgattcaaggactcgagactcagataggccagctttccaaactaatctccgaccGACCACAaagtagcttgccaagtaacattgaacccaacccaagggaacagctcaacgcaattaatatccaAAATGAcgaaggattcgttgagcctgaaccagaaccaaggcaagaaacagtGGTAAGCAAAAGGAGAgatgaggtagatcaaaatacaaacaaaccagtgactatcgaatataaacctcatgtgccataccctaacgcaacaaggaaagaccgctcagacgaacgattcggtaaattccttaaacttttaacaaaattacatattaacttatcgtttattaaagctttgtcgcagattccaaatgcaatgaaatttttaaaagagcttttagtaaataaatgGAAGTTCGAcgaagcatcgcatgtggagctaaatgcagtctgctcagctattctacagaataagttaccccacaaattgaaagatccagggagttttacagttccttgcttaattggtagtttagatataagtcatgcattagctgatttaggggctagtattaacgtcatgccttacaaaatgtttaagcaacaaggtcttgggaaacctaaacaaactaggatgagcattcaattggtagataaaactataagattccttaagggtattattgaagatgtactcgtgaaagtagataagttaaTATTTCccattgatttcgttgttctagacatagaagaggataataacacccctttgattttagggaggctctttttagcaactgcaaaaacaattattgatgttggcgcAGGTGaacttacacttcgtgtgggagacgaaacgatcacccttcaagctcgtaattccggcaccacatcgaacattgaaggtaatagtccacaccaatctactaaaactgacaatatgactttgcagaatttgagcttcaaaaaagttcacgagccatgttctagaaatgatagaggacacattcatgaagaacaaaggctatggatagaggagctagacgaatagcgagcacacaaaccgagaacacatgataaactgaaactacgccaaaacaagcccgatacctctcctaatcaacttaaagttggcattaaagtcttactagatgtcgcagatccccacattgtcactaccacacagaatgaggaaatcccttttacggtactcagtattttttcattcggtacggtggaggtgagtcaccccaagtttggcacttttaaggtaaacaaaacccgattaaaaacctattttgatgagattgatagcaggaatgaggagtataaactcctcgaaccaccctgaccattcactagagaggtaagtcgagcttagactataaatcagcgcttctcgagaggcaacccaagcactaacatattttgatttctttatttttaatttctaccactttaaatcattaaatttatctttgaattgtaaattttttcagcacacacggccaggcacacaggcgtgcttAAAGCCGTGGCCAAGCAGgagaagagacacggccgtgcgatatggccgtgtggaagcaggacatgatttctccaaaacacgggatgcgataaatcccTACGGCCGTGCGATATTGCCGTGGGTGAACTTGGTGGCGTAGGAATGGAAAAACACGGGCGTGCCAGGAGTAAGGTTcaattctgtttcttcgacacgggaGTGCGACATGCCCGTACCGTTAAGCTGTGGACAATAATGCACGggcgtggtaccctaacacaagggcgtgggagaagcaaataaagctaggcacgaccgtgcgacatggtcgtgtgccacacacgctctagacacatgggcgtagaatagtagccgggcacgacctaaattgtaaaattcgaaaaacacgggctcaccttCAGAGTACACGAGTGTGGCCCTAGGTCGTGTgcacctcccctatataagcaaatcactgttcattttcttcttcctttcaaaatCCTAGTTGAAATCTCCTCTTCCCCACTCCCTAATccctattccggccaccattACCCAGATTCTCACTTCCCAACCCTTAAAAACCCTAAAATCCACTCCCTCTGCATTAATCCGCActctcccctctcttttcccttcatttttcctccacacggctgtACACCCACGTCACACGCTCGTGCTCACCACCAACACGCCCGTGCGCCACCCTACCGCAACTTTTAGTTCACTTTCTCAACCTGAATACTTTCGGAATTTGCTTtagtattttctatatttgaattgtttaaacTACTAAATAGCATATGCTAGTTTTAGGATTCTTGCTTAACTGATATACATCTTTGATTCTAGTAAATGCTTctgaataatcatataaatttttcacCTCTCGCTTGATATAGTTAAATGTTAACACATCTTGGACCTACTATATCAATGCTCATACattttcaggtacattatgtcatcatcgagagacaagaaggccgcggtcccatcctcaaagagacgtaggggaccAGATTTTTCCTCAGTACGTGCTACAGCCGTAGTTCGGCACCCATTCCTTGAGTTTCCGcaagcttcgcaggaggagctatttcagatactacgcTCGTAACCCCTCACTACAggtcgctgcatcgactgggctaccaTAGAGCAAGTCCAGCTAGCTGATGCCATCCGCTCTCTTATGTCCACAGACCTATGGGaacggttcttcgctattaccgaacctacttatttagagctaactttagaattatgctctacttttcatttacaggtggtaaTGACGAACAATGACAACCCCGGCACCATTCACTTTCGATTAGGCAGTTTAGTTCGCGTGATGAGTGTCCCGAAATTTGGAGTcactctgggactttacaccgatgagtttatagaagaggaggacatgaatgcactaccacgtaatatccacatttctccctccttgtgctggaaggctttggtaacactctcttccacctacgacccctgccgctcgaaggcctcagctctcgcCCCTTCCCTAcgctatctccatgccatattggcacacaccttgacTAGAAGGAGAGATAGCACCGGTGTCGTCAACACCCatgacgcctactatttatggtgcatggtgaATGGACACATGACTGACTTGGCATACTTCATCACTTTTGCCATTCGCCATCAAACCGAGCGGCATCGGAAAAGAGTAATCTCTATCGGCCCCTACATGACGCGTCTTGTcagacacttcggcctcctcaatatcgtggcccagtcatcagcgcttacactgataggtcagatgtccccacagagcatcacgactatgttacacataaGGATGATTGAGCGCCAacgtgggaccgatcctcctTAGTACCGTCTCACTCATGCCATTGACGAGaaggatcttgaggacattcctgatgatgtccccccacagcacgaggagccttctaccacgccacctagggaacgaccagttcatgcggctgcttcattggcacacctttctGACCGACTCGCTCACTttgagcagtattgcactaccCAGTTCGAGATGATCCACGAGTGAGATCAGCAACGTGATAGACAGATGGATgacatgcaggccatgatgcagcagtTGTGCCAACACTTTCACATCGTCACTCCAGCGCCACCACCTTAGGGCCCCAttgacgaggatcattgaatccttttatctttttatttttatttttatttttatttttatttttattttgaaagacatatctatattagtaaattttactttcttcatttttctggtatttctaacaagtaatttcACTACgctcacgactatgttacacatgaggatgattgagcgccaacgtgggaccgatcctcctcagtaccgtctcacTCATGCCATTGACGAGAAGGATtttgaggacattcctgatgatgtccccccacagcacgaggagccttctaccacgacacctagggaacgaccagttcatgcggctgcttcattggcacacctttTTGACCGACTCGCTCACTttgagcagtattgcactaccCAGTTCGAGATGATCCACGAGCGAGATCAGCGACGTGATAGACAGATGGATAACATacaggccatgatgcagcagctgtgCCAACACTTTCACATCGTCACTCCAGCGCCACCACCTTAGGGCCCCAttgacgaggatcattgaatcctcttatctttttatttttatttttatttttatttttattttgaaagacatatctatattagtaaattttactcttcatgattctacagacttccaagcaaagctgctaggaatattttatggAATAAGGAATCAAATgggaaacaatacctcacgagtgccacgttcaacgacccaatttcttcatctagccaagaacagtggcagctaccactttccccaaacactccagcctCAGATTCAAGCTCTGCATCCATATAatagggagtttcacctcctttcctcttatgattttctttattttgaataatttatctttgtacattgagggcaatatacATATTAAGTGTGGAAGGGTTGAACATGAACATGATGCCTAAGTTTtttcattattctcaaatccctgaattaggtcttgtgcttaagtgattttctcataatattgatcgaATGAATTCTGAGTGATCTATAATTAtggttgatatgtcatgaattagaccataggaattatgcatgattatttgattataagacattagagaatcgagcatgataagttgatattttgagaactaaaatttttagatcattttcctaaattgaggtattatcttgaaatcttaagtgtACAGGAATAACATcacaaacccaaatttttggtgatatttttgagccttttgagcatatagctttctttcttactcacttcttttgtggtttgagtgtgtcaacattgaactattattctaaaacttgcttcgattatacatatcgagatcacacgtatgatttgatatattgagatgataaatgcacttaggatttaacccacttactccataaaaagccttccccacataattaaacccttagtgaaccccttttgagcctactaaccttttttattgattaaccctTATTATTAACCCATTAAcgcattattgttgaaatcctcttacttaatttaccctttttttatcgagattaaatttaatattgttacctcactatgttcaccatttttttgttactgaatcatgaagtatgatttctatattgtttcgacttgatttgttcttaaaaacaAAAGGCAcatgtaatatagttctagataTGTGTTTGTGATTcaataattaagtttttgatagtagGGTAATATATtgaattatctcgattctaacctttgtctcttcagcttatatccatacctgtaacctaaacctcattacaaccatgcaaaggcCTTTTGATTTGtctatcatatcatttacaagtggtggagatttgattttcatgcaagcctatggtaataacttctcatgttagacGATCgaatgcttaatcttgaaccttaaacactttgagtgatttgagtgaatctttagtgaggatgtcatctcttgtatatttaggactaaagttaattacttagaggaaggagattacctatgcttttcttatcaaaatattcgatttagattgtttgaggcttttaatgcccctatagttgaattctcactgtatgattttccatggaatagtttgtaacattatcagtaataattatgtgattgaaaggaatgaattctagcagtaaatgagagttttgcttgaggacaagcaaatgcttaagtgtgggggtatttgataaacgccaaattatacatatttttactccaAATACCTagtatatttatggatgtttattactaaatttgtggattttggtgctcttaatccggttatttcatgctttatactcaggagagcaccaagagtcaaaaggagccaaaaacgagctaaaaaggggacaaaacggaccaaatcgagaagatgacacagcctaagccttgccacacgggtagctcacacgcccgtgcctttcgagggtgtcggccaaggctttcacgattcacacggcctggccattgacccacacggctgtgtgcaatttaacggatcgaacatggcctggcaatcacgtcacatggccgtggcacacgggcgtgtctcttttTCAAGGAGCTGTATTTTACACAGAAAAGGATACTTagagaggaagaaagccaatccaaagcctatttaaacaccctaagtatgacttaaaAAGGGGCCCTCTCCTCCATAACTTTTCTGGAGTACAGAACCACACGCcgagaattacttgaaggaagccagacgatccatcccaaaaccCGGAGCTACtctaagactaaagatctctctcagaattctttcaggggttttgagttttctttatgttttgctatttttattcttttgagatgtactcttatttcattatgaactaaaccccttagatacctaagggggttgaacctatgatggatcttattattattatctgaactgtatgataaatacttgatttgttcttaattatgtgttcttaatgcttgagttaatattctgggtattaattcatgatttgatgtactTATGcaaaaaagtccctgtctaagagtagatttagcataattaagcggagttgatcgaacgcctagaaatagggtttcgagattttgtcggattagggtgaaacctaatatgggagcccatagatcgatttactgcttccctaggggttttaattaagaaagagatttcaattaattcaactgagggttagacattattagtctcgaaagagataataatataggttagggagtctcatggatcaagtcaagtgaataaatcatctagttcagagtcagataacaagtgaaatctagatggattcctccttgggtgtcgtctttatcaattacttttcttcaagtctttttccaaatctTCTCTTTaccttagtttaattagttaattagtttagttaatcagtttaataaacaacccctctttatttctaggttaaataataaaaagatagttattactagtacttttggttcccttcggtacgatatcccggtcttgccattactatactattgttagataggtgcgcttgccttttcgtcgtgataatagttagtttaggtttgatcttcattataaatatttattacttgttacgaatcacgcgatcacaaAACCATCAAAcagaacaaactgctgtatcatttgaattgtgttaggtttcagttcaaaagtatttgcagctacagcaggtctaactatgcttgattcagttccttttaaagaaggtttagcataatcatacatagtgcgtagagcaggattttgattaaccgcaattacaggaggtagctgattgtcttggttttcagccatctctacggttggggtttgagtatcatcctcttgcttgTTCTTTATGTATCTTAagttcgccttatttctctttggtttctgcggactgtgcgatcgatttcttcgtcaaaaagtagtggtcctgacgggtttcttctagtcataaactataaaaacctgccaagagaaagaaaaagtaaattaataaataataaaaaaaaaattaaattaaattgcaagaaaaataaatggctaaagtaataaaaatttagcgttcctgatatcttagttccccagcaatgacgccaaaaacttgatcgcgattttcgtgacaggtaagttttaaatatttataattaatcgttcttgaaactaactattatcgcaatgcgagcaagtgtacctatcgaacagtagtatggttttagcaagaccggattgtagaacccaaaggaactaaaagtactagtaatgactgtctttttattatctagcctaagaataagggggttttgctttaactaactaattaactaatctaagaattcacagataatggaattgggggattacttttggaaaacgattgaattaagacaagacctaaggaaaaatccacctagactgaacttgttattttggctccgaatcaaacgatttattcatttaacttgttccgtagagatccctaagttatgttattatccctactcaagactaataacgtctaatccttaaattgaataattgagacttttctctaattaacaccctagggttgcattaactcgatctatggatccccttattaggtttcaccctaatctggcaaaatcttatcaccctatgtctaggcgcgcaaacaactccgcttaattatgaaaaatgtactcttagacagggtctattcctcctctgaataagagcttatcttgaatcagtatcctgggatatcaaaacaagaatcaagaacacataattaagaacaagttaaatatttatcatacaattcagaaaataataataagattcgtcttaggtttcattccccttaggtatttagaggatttagttcataactaaaaaggaaaacatcttagaagaataacaaatacaaaacataaagaaaacccaaaactcctgaagggaaattgaggggagatcttcagtcttgatagtgactccggcttctgagatggatcaatcggcttccttcgagtaattccttccttcctctcctTGCCCCCTCCTTTTCCTCTTCTTTTagggcgtatttataggctttaaaatgcctaaaaaccctcaaaattagccttttctgaattggactcaacttgggctcggcagggacacgcccgtgtaaattGTGTttcgaatctgccaaattgacacggctgtgtggtctgcccgtgtgagaaagtccaggccgtgttgatctcgtactttggcccattttcttcgtttttggcccgtttctcattcgtttcgctctcctatgctctcctaagtataaaacatgaaattaaagcattaggagcatcgaattcgccAATTCTatgggaaaatcatccataaaatgcgttaagaatggggtaaaaatatgtatatattatggtttatcaataacATACTTCCTTGGTATGGAAGTTAATCAGAATGAGCATGGCATTTTCATAAGCCAGCAAGCATTTGCACAGAAAGTTCTAAGCAAATTCAGCATGTCAAAGTGCAAGCCTGTAAGCACTCGTGTTGCACTAAGAGAGAAACTCTCAAGCATCAGTGAGCATGATCATGTAGATGAAAAGGAGTATAGGAGTTTGGTTGGTTGCCTACTCTATTTGACAGCAACAAGGCTAGACATCTTGTATGCTGTTAGTCATCTATCGAGATTCATGCATTGTTGCAATGTAGCTCATTTTAAAGCTGCAAAAAGAGTCTTAAGGTATGTCAAAGGAACCTTAGACTATGTTGTGAATTTTGAGAGAGCAGAAGAACTAAAGCTGGTTGGTTATTCAGACAGTGATTGGGCTGGCTCAGTTGATGACATGAAGAGTACATCGGGATACTTCTTCACTCTAGGATCAAGAGTTTTTAGCTGGAGCTCAAAGAAACAACAGACAGTAGCTCAATCCACTATAGAGGCTGAGTATATTGCAGCTGCTACTGCTGTAATCAAGCAATTTGGCTTAGAAAGCTGTTGAATGACTTGAATGCTGAACAATTGGAAGCAACAGATATCAAAGTTGACAATCAATCAGCTGTTGCAATTGCTAAGAACCCTGTGTTTCATGGCAAAACAAAGCATTTCAAGATCAAATACCATTTTGTGAGGGAGGCAGAGTTCTCAAAGGAGATCAACTTGGTCCATTGCTGCTCAAAAGTTCAATGGCAGACATTTTGACCAAGCCGTTAGCTGCCACCAGGTTCGAGTATTTGAAAAAGCAAATTGGAGTCTGCTGTCTTGTAGCCAAAGAGGAGTGCTAAATGTGGCAACAAACAGCAGTATGTTACTCGGATGAAATACAGTGGTTACAAATGTACGTATGTTGTCCAGATGAAGTACGTTTTTGTAACAAGCGACCTGTACATGATTTGACAGAAAACTTTTTTGACTGGATAAAGTTGGTCAAGTACTTTCCAGTTTTAGACAGGTCCTAGGTTATCATTAGGATGTATTTAATGTTTGTTCACTTTTACAAGTCAAAAATCTTGTTCTTCATATGTAATAGCTCTATATGTACATTTTACACTTGATGAATTAATTTAAGGAGAATAGCCAATTCTTGTTCTCTCAATTTCTCATCCCTTTTGCTTCTGTTTGTTTGGTTGCTTTCCTTGCAACTCTCATTTCTTTGAATCTCAAACTTATTTCATACTTAATCCGGAATTATTACTTTGTTGCTCTAGATTCAACAAaagcttcatatttcatccggatGACTTTGTTCTGTTTTTCTTCCTGTGTGAAAAACCCAACAAGTAGTACCGAGGGATAATAGTGAAATTTTCGACAAATCCAGGATCCCATCTTTACCTacgatatttatttatatatgcatATTCTTATTTGTGTTTAGCTCTTCAAAATTAAAGATATAGTTTTATTTTGATCCTAGTGCAGAAAACTACCATAAGAAATTTGCTATACAACCATGTTTTCTCAAAACAACTAAAGGGAATAATAAAGTAAAGAAACAATGCTGCATGTACTTAAAAAGAATTTGTTCCTTTAAGATGATATATTATCTGACAAACGAAACTTTACATTTCCTAGCACAATTCTTCAAACTTTTTGCAAACTGAACTCATCATCTATGTTATATGATGCTTAATTGCTTATGCATAAGCAATATAAAGTTCAAAACAATAtctcaaattcataaaattaatgaACCTCAACCAAATAAAGAccaaactaattttttttatggCATTGTATTGTCTATTTACAAGCATGCTAACTTGAAGAAGAATTTCCTGAATAAATCCCTTTTATCTGGTCTGGAAATTGAGTGTCCTTATGCAGTAGGCAAACAAAGTGGCAAAAAATACTCCAAAGCCAACCAAAACTGCAGCAACTGGCCCCATGAAGTCTGAATCATAGCCGTACTGATCTTTAATATACGATTTAATAGTAGGGTCAGGAGAGACGCCAGGTACACTAATTTTGTCTTCAAGATCTCCATATTGTGACGCAATCAATCCGTAAATTGTCCATGCAACCGGGCAAATCCAGTAATACCAGATCCACCAACCAGGAATTCTCTGAAAATTCAAAGTAATGTGTTTGTATCAGCTTCGATCTTGGATGATTAAGAAGTGGTTAAAAATATAATTGCCTGTGAAAGAAGTAAACTTACTGGTCTTGGAATGAAGAAGCCGGAGAAAAGATTAAAGACTGAATAGAATGCTGCAGCAAATATAGATGATATTTGATGGTTTGGTGTGATCGAAACAGTCATCATTCCGTAGTATGTAAAGTAAAGGAAGGTGAAGAAGCTGACAAAGAAAAACCAGAAGTACTTTGCCACTGTCCATTGAAAGCCCACCATAGCATACACTATAAGTGTATAGTATACGGTTTGGCCAAATACGTAAGGTATTTCACAAAGCACCTGCATGTCgtgtaattaaaatttaattaaacaacTTATGTTGGTCAACTTGGAGATTAAAGAGACCAAGTTATGCAAACTTTCATATGATAAGATAGCATCAATCTAAATGTAGGTGAATCCTCACCTGCGCAAGGGCATAAGGTAATGCAGAGTACATCCCAGCAGCTCTTTCACGATAGAACACTGTTCTTTCAATGGCTATGACTGGTTGAACTGTTGAGCAGTTATTGATTCCAACAAATATGACTGCAGCATACATTGCACCGATGATCATTGTAAGATCAGATGCTTTACTCCTGAGCCATGGAACAAAGACAAAAACTGTAAACAATCTAAAACCCTTTTGTTTAGTTGTTGCAAGCAAGAAAGGGTAAGAATTCAAACTACATAAGAGGGAAATAGCTACAGACCTGTCAGTGCCGATCTGCCAGAAAATAGAACCAACCAAGAGAGCAGTGACCAAAGTGAAGAAGTATCTGACAAGGTTATAATCTGGACTTCTCCAGTAAGTCCACCATTGTTTCCAAAAGCATGATTTGAATTGACCCAATGTAGTTTGTGAGTACTGAGTGGCAAAATAGAGGTCTTTAGCTCCTGGAGGTGGTGTGCTTAACTCATTTACTAACGCCTTGTTTCTCCTGCCCATAGATACATGTATTTAGCTCAAATCCAAAAGAAGAAAAGGTAAAAAATTGAATTAGTATTGGTATAGCTTATATCTTGACTTACTGATACAAGGAAGATGATTTGTAGTGTTCAGCAAAATCAATTCCGAGCCTAACTTCAGCTGCTATAGAGCTCACTTCTAACATCCATGTAGCTGGATTATACTTTTCCTTAATTTTGGGAACTCCAGGAATTGCCTGCAATTGATTACGAGGCAAGTCAGAtaactttttctcttcttttctctcCGCAAAATCAGTGTATCAAATATGGGAAATCTTGTTATAGTTTCATACCTCAAAATATTCGATGATCTTATGAGAATTTCGGCCTAATGGTCCGGAGTAAATCACCTGACCTCCTCTCTTCATTAGTAGCAATTCATCAAAGGCTTCAAAGATATCAATACTAGGCTGATGAATGGTGCAGACAACCGTTCTTCCAGTGTCCACGGTGTTTCTGACAGTCCTCATGACAATGGCTGCTGCCCTCGCATCAAGACCGGATGTCGGTTCATCCATGAAAATGATCGAGGGATTAGCAACAAGCTCTACTGCAATTGTTAACCTCTTTCTTTGCTCTGTTGACAACCCTGTGACTCCAGGCAACCCTACTATGGCATCCTTGAGATTGCTTAATTCTACTAGTTCCATTACTTCATCCACGAAAATCTGAAAGATAATAACAAATAATGTTTAGGGGCTAAAGTAAATAACTAACGCTAATCTTGATTTTCACTAACAACTATGCAAATCAAAGTTCTTACCATCTTTTCGTCGTTGCTGATTTCTTTTGGAAGTCGTAGGAATGCTGAGTAAATTAAGGATTCTCTGATAGTCACTTGTGGTGAGTGAATATCAGTTTGTTCACAGTATCCAGAAATTCTTGCAAAGGTTTCTTGTTTCTTTGGGAATCCGGATATTCTGATATCACCCTCAATATATCCACCGGTCTTTCTTCCTGCTAGAACATCCATCAATGTTGTCTTCCCTGCTCCACTGACTCCCATCAATGCAGTCAA
The Gossypium arboreum isolate Shixiya-1 chromosome 10, ASM2569848v2, whole genome shotgun sequence genome window above contains:
- the LOC108481236 gene encoding secreted RxLR effector protein 161-like, with the translated sequence MEVNQNEHGIFISQQAFAQKVLSKFSMSKCKPVSTRVALREKLSSISEHDHVDEKEYRSLVGCLLYLTATRLDILYAVSHLSRFMHCCNVAHFKAAKRVLRYVKGTLDYVVNFERAEELKLVGYSDSDWAGSVDDMKSTSGYFFTLGSRVFSWSSKKQQTVAQSTIEAEYIAAATAVIKQFGLESC